The genomic DNA TTTAGGTTAGAATTACTATAAAACCCCAATTAATCCTGCTCATGGATGCACTTATTAGGTGTgtggaaattgcaaaaactaACCACAtctcaaatgaaaaattcatttttaactcATCCCTGGAAAAACTATTTTTACCCTCCCCCCcttaaacaaactaattacactctataatCACTTTTATCAGTTCAATTTCATTGGACAGTTAAACTTGATTACAGTGCAGTTttagtttcaaaaatttcacataGTTTTCAGTTACCTTAATATGTTCTACTCACAACTACAATCAAAACTAATATCTAAACTGATATAGAGTGTAATTAAGTTTGTTGGAGTGActagagtgtaattagtttgtttgaggaggtaaaaatgattttttttatattaaaaagtaaaaaacgaTTGTGtccatttatttttagttttttgttttttttctattaGTGTTAGGTTATTTATATAGAGGCAGATATTGAGTATAATGCATCTTTTAAAGGTAGAAAGTTATTCATCTATTATAAATAAACCTAAATGTGTGATAAAAACAACCAACTTGATACTATGCTTCCTTAAGGAAATTTGGTGGCTTTGACTTATAATGTTGGAAATAATGAAGACAGGTAATAATAACTTAAAGATAGTtagtattttaataattctttcTATGCCCAACTAATAGGAAAGTGTTGTGAGAATTTCATATAAAGTAATCTTGAATGTGAATTGAATCAATGATTTTGACTGATATTCTTAGTGCTAGGGTCGACAGAtatgaaaaagagaaataaatgagaaagaaagagggacaGCGCATTCAGATTTCACCtggtttttaattattttcagtAATGTTGATTTTTAAAAGGatacattattaaaaaaaatcaatttttaatttagaaaaattcgTAGACCTTccctaaaatttttctaaattacaCTGACATATCccaaagttttttaaaataacacaaATCTCTCCTAGCTCCATTACTAGAATATGAGAATTGACCAATTTGTCCATGCATTTAAATTACTtagtctttctttctcttcccccaatttctctttccctttcacTCCAACATACGAGGTTGCAAtgggacaaaaaaaaaaagacaaagatGATTCTCTTCAAgcaactctctctctttgtccctctttctctcttggttcaaatatttttatcgTTGTCTCTCCCTCTAGATCGAAACCCAAATAACTAAGTTTTTGTCAAACTCAACTATCTAGATTTATAATTGATCGATTTTGTagcattcttttctttttctttaattttctacaATCTTGGTTGTTTAGGTTTTATAACAAAATCTAGAACTAGATCTAGAAATCGAAAATAGATTTGGAAAGATTAGGGTTCAAAAATGAACTGTTGAATCCAAATTTTTGGGTTCGATGGTTTGTCTTTTTTGGGTTCGATAGAGCAATGGGATTTTATTCCATTGCCGATTGTCTAATTGGTGGTAATAAAGAGaaaccccatatatatatatatatatgtatgtatgtatggaaGAACCCAAGGCGATGGTTGAGCAATAATGGTTGCTGGACAtcccaataattttttttttttattttggtataacTATAGTATTTGAGAGGAAAGGCATTTTGGGGAATTTTAAAAGAGTTCTTTTAGAGGGCCAGACAGGTTGACAGATAGGTTTACAAAATGAGggctaaaagactaaaatgtccTTACCCACATTACATTAGAAAAGGTGCAAAACAATATGGgcaagggtattttagttttttaactCCCATTCTGCAAACCTGTCTGTCAACTTGTCTGGCTCAcaagaatttttcattttaaaaagtttaataattGTTACTTAGCAATAGGAGTTTTAGTATATAAAGTCAAGAGAGATTAATGACATATTTAAATATGCAAGGATAGTTAGTGTAATTTATACAAACTCTTATTGAGTTCTCTCAAATTTATCCTTTTAATGTTAGACtcctgttttgattttaaaaattatggcATTCAACATTTTATTTAGtttcagttttaaatttttattttttgtaattacatcttatCATTATTGCTAGCATGACAAATTATGTTAGATGACATAATTGATGACATGACAAGAATTTCTCACCTTAAACACATAAAAACTTCCATGGATAGTAGATCGGTGACAAGAGTTATACTTGTCAGCAAAATAAGTTTTGTTTCCTGGTGTTGGATTTTGCTACTTTGCCATATAGGTTTACCGATAGGTTGACAGACATACACCAAAATGATGAAAATGCCTCTCACCCATTTGTAAAATtgtttcctttccctttttcatGGCCGTCTCATCTCTCATCTTTTTGCTCTTTCCCATGGCCGCCTTCAGCAGTTGCCTTTGCCTCGCCTTTCGCGGACTGACTGCAGCTGCATCCTTCCTTTTTGTCGAGAAAGATGCAACGGTGGTCAGCCCTCGAGAGGCAAGGTGACGAGAGGAATGCGCCCatgggaaaaagagagagatgagagatgaGGCAACAATAGGAAAGGGGAccaattttttaattagatgagaatatttttgttattttcgcGTGTTTTAATCACCCTCTTGATAAATCTCtctaacaaaataacaaaatccttgtaataataataaatagtagtctaaatataatatattgagTATAGGAATGGGTGTTAACAATGTTTGAGGTAGATAGAGAAAGAGTTGGGTGGTTGACAAAGCTGACTTGCAACAGCTTCaccatattaataaaattaagcaACAAAATGAACATTCAAAGTAGAAATAGAAAATTCTTCTTCCCACCACCCAATTCCCCCGTAAATACCTCAATTTTCAATTAATCTACTTCATAACTGTAATTATAAAGAACTAAGTGGGCATTTActataaaatttcattttttttttttcagtttgcTTTACAAGGATTTCATTTActataaatataagaatattttttaaaaataaaatcacttaGCGTTTTTGCGTCATTCTTTAAGAAACGCTTTtgattaaatgtttttattaataaaaattaccaaaaaaaaaaaaccctaaaattaaaatactcgggataagtttatttttttgcaattttttatctctttcttttttcttctctatttcttttttcttctaacCTCCaaatttctaagaaattttcaattttgaccCATTATAAACTTAGTCTTTTGCAACTTTGATTTTTATCACTccagtcactaaattttgattttgttacaATTCAaactatcttttaattttttttccaaaactaatattaaattaatatgaatcTCACAATTATTTGATCGtaaaatttatgttaattttaacattaaggGTCTATTTGATTGGCCatctttttcatgaaaaattgtcatttttcacataaattccaatttttgaggtgtttaattaatcaaatttttcatgaaaaatattttctcacttaTGGTCACGTGATgctattttttcacttttgttgGAATTGGTTTTCTCATGGGGAAGGAAGATGCAATTTTCCATAGAAATAGAAAATCCACCCACCACATATAGCTGGCCTTTTCCTTTCACCACTGCCCATCAacggagaagagaagagaagagaaagatcAACCAGATCCGGCAATTGCAATGGCCATTGATGAGAAGTGTGAGCAACGGTGACCATCGACGACTTGTAGAATATAGGTGACGGCGAAGGCATGGACGGTGACTGGAGAAGACGTAGGCGACGACCATCGATTGAGGCGTAAGCAACGACAAAGGCATGAACGATGACTAGAGAAGACGAGCGAACGTGTTGTAAGAGGAAGCCAAAAGGTCGTGATGCAGGGGTGGCAATTTCACAACATAGGCAGCGGCGATGAACGGTGACTAGACCTACAACGGGGGCCAGTGACGACGACAGTGGTTGAATGGCGACAACAGCTGTGGCTGAACTTGCTAAGCAACTAAAGACCCACTActtgattatttgattattttgtgtatgtatatttgatttattttttaaatatgcgtgtatttgattattttatgtaattgattattgatttacgtatttgattattgattatctgcatgtgtgtatgtgattatttttatgaaaaataataaaaaatcaaacatcaaaagttggaaaagtacaataatttttaggtaaaaaattaaatcaatcaaacacctttaattaatatttttcttaaaatttaattctagaaaatattttctttttatacaaATTCTATGCTTGCAACCCTAAATGATTTTagctttatattaatataaattacattagttcttttaataaaatttaataaaaacttaaaattaaaatttagctactGTGATGgtgatgataaaaattaaaatttaagaattagtTTGTTAGGAAATATAGAATTAAGAAAGTATAGTATAGTTtatcaaatagaaaaaaaaaaaaagagatagttTTAGTCTCatcttaattttcttaaaaaatctCACAAGGAATTATGGATCAACCATAACTGACAGGCAACAGCAGCCAGCTGGTCAAAGAGAAGCAATTTATGCAgggaatttcaaattcaaagcTCATGTTTAACTGGTCTTTAGTCACACCCACACCCATACGCATAGAccttataattttcaaaaatcatttgcCAAATAACTCAATGGTTCAAACtccaatctctttcttcttcttcttctcttcttcaaatcaaatattttcctTCTTGCTTCCTCTGCCATGCATGCTCGGGCAGCCTCGCTCTCATGGAACGTGTCTTTGAATTTGAATCAGAATGAATGGCCACCCCCACCAACCACCCTCACCATTTCCTTTCTCCTATGCCTATATAAACCTCCACACCTCACCCATATATCCATCGTCATCGTCATTACATCCATCCCGACCTCTCCATTTCTATTTATCTTTCAGCTTTGATCCTTGTTGTTAATCAACATTCAttcaacattaattaattatatatcatgGCCGGAAAACCCAGCAGCAGCAAGCTTGGCGTGGTCCTGGTTCTTTGCCTGTGCATGGCCCTGCTCCTCGCCGCCGCCGTTGATGGCCGCTCCTTCGGTTCTTCGCTGCATCACCGCCATCGCCATGTGAAGGTGCAGTCCCCGCCGACGCCGAGTGGCCACGGAAGGGGCGCCGGTCGTAATAAGTTCGCTGGAGTTCTAGCTCTCCGGGGGATCAAGAACTCAGGCCCAAGCCCGGGGGAAGGGCATTCCTTGGTGAACGGTGCGGGCCATAATTGAAGCCTCTCGTCAAAATTAagttcttatatttgggtattAAACAGTCACTAAAGTTCAAGAGTCTTTTTATAAGTAGTTCATTATGGGTATGGCTTCTTTTGTTCAATGGTTAAACACAAACACCAGATTAAACTGTATACAATAATTAGCTAAGTGAGTGCGGAAATAAATGTTTCCTTATGTTTTTCTTGAGAAAGAAGAGTCGATtggtttgtatttatttatgatgAATTCAGCagttatttaatatcaaatattagCATCATATTTTTGTACAGATTCAATGGCATTAATGAGATTGATGGTACCGCTACatcacatataaattttttaaaaagtttttagAGACGGACAGACTTACAGAATGACAGAAAGACTAAGATGCCCTCGCTCACATTGCATTGCACTTTTTCTAATGCAATGTAGGTGAgagtattttaatcttttaactcTCATTCTgtatgtaacatcccgatcgagcgataggaaggaccgaaacaacttaccctaatgagtctacgcgaacttcccaagggggtcacccatccttagattaccccaggttaagcacgcttaacttgggagttctttgccaacattcagcccaaaaggtatccagctggtgttgtttcatttcttacactattctcgatatatactcacttctctgggctctcggggtattacattctcccccccttaaacacatgacgttctcgtcatgcgaccttacaaccggtcccagatctctccccccttgcatggccaaTGTGAGATTCGCCTTAGGttcctacacgcaccccccataggggcctcacgcccccctcgggactcggcctcctcgctgaggtttgccccaccaccgcgctcagagactcgggggtcggctctgataccatttgtaacatcccgcatcgagcgataggaaggaccggaacaactttattctgatgggcctacgcgaacttctcagggggtcacccatccttggattaccccaggttaagcacgcttaacttgggagttctttgccaacattcagcccaaaaggtatccagctggtgttgtttcatttcttacactattctcgatatatactcacttctctgggctctcgaggtattacactGTAAGTCTGTCTGTCAACCTGTCTGGCCTTATAGAAGGACTCTAAATTTTTTGCCATTTTCACTCATCGATGCAACATTTTGGcacacataattattaattattagtttataaTAGTGTAATGATATTAGAAATTCTTAGAAAACATTAATTTTCCACAAAATTGAAACCACGGTGAAGAACGTTAATTAGTGAGCGGTAAATACAGTGGATTGGTGACATAGCACAAAAACAAAGTATCCATCCATCATTTACGGAACAAGTGAACAAGCAGAAAAGTATACCATTGGAGGGAGGCACcagaaacagaaaaaagaaaatttcttcTCAAGAAATCATACCAACCTCTAGAGTGGATATGCATGTGGGACACTAAGTACATGTGTAGACCCCTGAAAGTTCCTCCTCAAGAAATCATACCTAAATCGATGGCAATTCTTTTAAGCCCATCTTTGTTTTCACAAAACAATGCCCCAAAATAAAAGCCATCCCAGCCTCCCTGGTTTCCATCAATTCGCGCAACTCGTCTTGCGCAACTGTGTTAGCCTCTAGAAGATGAAATCTCACTCTTTTCCCCAGCCTTGGCCTTAGCAcacactaaaaaaaaatgacatttagtggcagtttttgAACCgtcctaaaaattaaaaataaaataaaatttttaatttaagcgGTAGTTTTTAGAACGgtcccaaaaattaaaaaaaaattaaaattttaaattttagcactGATTCTTAGAATcgtcgcaaaaattaaaaattaaaattaaaattttaatttctcccaatGGGCGGCCAGGCCGACCGCTTGCGTCTGCACCTAGACCCTACCCGCCAAGTGGCCGCATGTCCGTGTGCCACGTGGTGAtgctgaaaattaaattttcaacgTTCCATTTCTCGATTTCGAACCCAAGACCTCCTCTATGCATGTGCACTCGTGAAATCGTCTAATTTGACAAGCCCCCTTATTATATATCCacgcatataaattatatactaattcaactactattttttaaaattatattttatattttttaatataaattaaaaatattaattaatttattatttttaaaaagaataaaagaataaattaaaaataaattaattcaattaaattaaataaattaattgattgattaaaaaataaaaaaatattttataaattttttaaaattattaaaattttatatattaaatttttttaattttctttttatttttatttttttaaaattaaaatttttaattaattttgagattaatttaaattaaattttaaatttctttttaagattttatatttctttttattaattttgtaataccccatgtttgtatgagtttgccacgtaatttcaatgagtttagaataccgaaaaattggcttaataacaattataaataccgaatcgactgcagggaatgccttaaagtgaaattgtctaaagaaaatgatatggtttcgatgagTATTCctagatagaatttatggtatcaaaagaaattggatcggaaacagtttttggtacaactaaaatgcaactgctatttaggctgcaaaatcgaatcgttgtaggaggctcccgaaaaaatCAAAGGAACCCTatggggctccgatttttcgtaataagcaacccttcagtggtttcgggatgaaacgacagcccggtgaggacgttggggcaaaatcgtctttatcgagtaaatcttggattattaattttgcgttttctatattaaaatgcaaatttaatcgatatttgagggcatggttgtaataagaaaattacccaaGAGATactatgataaaattaaagatataatgtgtattttttataattatattactataaaatatatatatatattatataagtatGTACGTGTGCTGTGTGCGTCACCCACACCTTGCAACAATCAACCCATACCCTGCAACTCCCAAACTTCATAGCCATGCCCTATGGATGATTTGGAGTGGGTTTCACGCAATAGGTGATGGATATGGCAGATTTGGGGCGCTCGGGTGGCTATAAAAAGGGGAGGAGATGTGGGCAAATAGAAGTAAGAAGGAAATGGTAGCGAGCGTGGGCAAGCAATGGAGAGttgcagagaaagagagagagtagcCGAGAGCTCAATGGCTGGTCTGCAAGCACGGAGCAGCTACCACGGCGGTTCTGAGCTAGCGGGCAAGCTTGGTGGAGGCGCGA from Diospyros lotus cultivar Yz01 chromosome 4, ASM1463336v1, whole genome shotgun sequence includes the following:
- the LOC127798943 gene encoding uncharacterized protein LOC127798943, with amino-acid sequence MAGKPSSSKLGVVLVLCLCMALLLAAAVDGRSIGSSLHHRHRHVKVQSPPTPSGHGRGAGRNKFAGVLALRGIKNSGPSPGEGHSLVNGAGHN